One stretch of Echeneis naucrates chromosome 11, fEcheNa1.1, whole genome shotgun sequence DNA includes these proteins:
- the top2b gene encoding DNA topoisomerase 2-beta isoform X4, which produces MSSNAAGSGGLAWMEAANGRGDTGKMEGAKKDKAGSKLSVERVYQKKTQLEHILLRPDTYIGTVEPITQQMWVFDEDIGMNQREITYVPGLYKIFDEILVNAADNKQRDKNMTAIKINIDPESNTISIWNNGKGIPVVEHKDEKMYVPALIFGHLLTSSNYDDDEKKVTGGRNGYGAKLCNIFSTRFTVETACREYRHSFKQTWQNNMTKTSDPKIKFFDGDDFTCVNFQPDLAKFKMEKLDKDIVALLTRRAYDVAGSCRGVKVTFNGKKLPVNGFRSYVDLYVKDKLDETGVALKVVNETVNERWEVCLTMSEKGFQQISFVNSIATTKGGRHIDYVVDQIVAKLIEVVKKKNKAGVSVKPFQVKNHIWVFVNALIENPSFDSQTKENMTLQTKSFGSKCLLSDKFIRAATNCGIVESILNWVKFKAQTQLNKKCSSVKYSKIKGIPKLDDANDAGGKHSSECTLILTEGDSAKSLAVSGLGVIGRDRYGVFPLRGKILNVREATHKQIMENAEINNIIKIVGLQYKKSYEDPESLRSLRYGRIMIMTDQDQDGSHIKGLLINFFHHNWPSLLKHTFLEEFITPIVKATKNKQELAFYSLPEFDEWKKQTENYKTWHIKYYKGLGTSTSKEAKEYFADMERHRITFRYSGVEDDAAITLAFSKKKTDDRKEWLTNFMEDRRQRRMHGLPEQYLYGSQARHLSYNDFINKELILFSNSDNERSIPSLVDGLKPGQRKVLFTCLKRNDKREVKVAQLAGSVAEMSAYHHGEQALMMTIVNLAQNFVGSNNVNILQPLGQFGTRINGGKDAASPRYIFTMLSPLAKLLFPAVDSNLLKFLYDDNQKVEPEWYIPIIPLVLVNGAEGIGTGWACKIPNYDPREIVNNINRMLNHQDPLPMLPSYKNFKGVIHELGQNQYLVSGEVSVIDKNTIEITELPVRTWTQAYKESVLEPMLQGSDKTPALINDYKEYHTDTTVKFVVRMSEEKLAQAEAAGLHKVFKLQSSLTCNSMVLFDHMGCLKRYDSVHDILREFFELRLHYYKLRKDWLQGSLGAEASKLSNQARFVLEKIEGKITIENKSKRELMRMLIQKGYESDPVVAWSKAQEKAQEEDYRDGNESDSSVDSGSSSGPNFNYILNMPLWCLTKEKVEDLLKQRDIKRGELNDLQRKSSEDLWKEDLAIFIEELDNLEALEREEQSLGKAIKLVKGKVGKPKVKKMNLEETMPSPFGRRVEPPTQPIKSDAAKKLTKKKKGDADVPVKLEFDDDGLGGEGGTGENSVAKPKTPRAKKEKKEPGAPRVRKPPTPKGTPAKKVKKRNPWSDDESRSDSDLENSERLIPRETKSQRASASKPKYTFDFSEEEDDAEEEENGDDDVVSSPVRSFKDDFTLPDTKDCYNDQNEDDDDDDEDNEVSYSPPKQKPMSAPVAKKKVTTSIFSTKSAFSEKSNDSDGSKFDSEDDSGPVFSTYSSSSAFDKASPAKKVKKPSDVAPKPKKPPAPKAKKPDKSIWDSDSDTGSKKPAPALKGKGRGRKRKGSGSEDEYSPMKKTVKPASRKPQKPASDDEDDGSNSMSVMNALSRDRPGRAKKEVKYYQESDNEEEDDDDDNMFD; this is translated from the exons GAGGCTGCAAATGGCAGGGGTGATACTGGCAAGATGGAAGGTGCCAAGAAAGACAAGGCAGGCTCCAAGTTGTCCGTAGAAAGAGTGTATCAGAAGAAGACCCAGCTGGAACACATTCTCCTCCGTCCAGACACATATATTGGCACTGTTGAGCCCATCACGCAG CAAATGTGGGTCTTTGATGAAGACATAGGCATGAACCAGAGGGAAATCACATATGTTCCTGGACTGTACAAAATCTTTGATGAAATTCTTG TCAAtgcagcagacaacaaacaaagGGATAAGAACATGACTGCCATTAAGATCAACATCGACCC TGAGTCCAACACTATCTCCATATGGAACAATGGCAAAGGAATTCCTGTGGTAGAGCATAAGGATGAGAAAATGTATGTCCCAGCTCTAATTTTTGGCCACCTGCTCACCTCCAGCaactatgatgatgatgagaaaaagGTCACAG GTGGAAGGAATGGGTATGGTGCCAAACTCTGCAACATCTTCAGTACCAGGTTCACAGTGGAAACAGCTTGTAGGGAATACAGACACAGCTTCAAACAG ACATGGCAGAACAACATGACCAAGACTTCTGACCCCAAGATCAAGTTCTTTGACGGGGATGATTTCACCTGTGTTAACTTCCAACCAGACCTCGCCAAGTTCAAGATGGAGAAACTGGACAAAGATATTGTAGCACTTCTTACCCGCAGAGCATATGATGTAGCAGGCTCCTGCAGAGGGGTTAAAGTGACATTCAATGGGAAGAAGTTGCCT GTCAATGGCTTCCGCAGCTATGTGGATCTGTATGTGAAAGACAAACTGGATGAGACGGGTGTGGCTCTGAAGGTGGTGAATGAAACTGTGAATGAGCGGTGGGAGGTCTGCCTCACCATGAGCGAGAAGGGATTTCAACAAATCAGCTTTGTTAACAGCATTGCTACCACCAAG GGCGGCAGACACATTGACTATGTGGTGGATCAGATTGTGGCCAAACTAATTGAAgtggtgaagaagaagaacaaggcAGGAGTGTCAGTCAAACCCTTCCAG GTGAAGAACCACATCTGGGTGTTTGTGAATGCGTTGATTGAAAATCCCAGCTTTGACTCCCAGACCAAGGAGAACATGACACTCCAGACCAAGAGCTTTGGATCCAAGTGCCTTCTATCAGACAAGTTTATCCGGGCT GCAACCAACTGTGGGATTGTAGAGAGCATACTCAACTGGGTGAAGTTCAAAGCTCAAACACAGCTGAATAAAAAGTGCTCATCTGTGAAGTACAGCAAAATCAAAGGCATCCCCAAGCTAGATGATGCCAATGATGCTG GCGGCAAACACTCCTCTGAATGCACACTCATCCTCACTGAGGGAGACTCAGCCAAGTCACTGGCTGTGTCTGGGCTGGGAGTCATTGGACGTGATCGCTATGGAGTGTTCCCACTGAGAGGAAAGATCCTCAATGTGCGAgaagcaacacacaaacag atcatGGAAAATGCCGAGATCAACAACATCATCAAAATCGTTGGCCTCCAATATAAAAAAAGCTACGAAGACCCTGAGTCACTAAGGAGTCTGCGATACGGCAGGATCATGATCATGACAGATCAG GATCAAGATGGTTCCCATATAAAAGGACTGCTCATCAACTTCTTCCACCACAACTGGCCCTCTCTCCTTAAACACACATTCCTGGAGGAGTTTATCACACCTATTGTCAAA GCGACCAAGAACAAGCAGGAACTTGCCTTCTACAGCCTTCCAGAATTTGATGAgtggaagaaacaaacagaaaactatAAAACCTGGCACATAAAGTACTACAAAG GTTTGGGAACAAGTACAAGCAAAGAGGCCAAGGAATATTTTGCTGATATGGAGCGGCATCGCATCACCTTCAGATATAGTGGTGTAGAGGACGATGCTGCCATCACTCTG GCTTTCAGTAAGAAGAAGACAGATGACAGAAAAGAGTGGCTGACTAATTTCATGGAGGACAGACGGCAGAGGAGGATGCATGGCCTGCCAGAG CAATACCTATATGGAAGTCAGGCCAGACATCTTTCCTACAACGATTTCATCAACAAGGagctgattttgttttctaactCTGACAACGAGAGATCTATTCCATCTTTGGTTGATG GCCTGAAGCCTGGTCAGAGGAAGGTACTATTCACTTGCTTGAAGAGGAATGACAAGAGGGAAGTAAAGGTAGCGCAGCTGGCTGGCTCAGTGGCTGAGATGTCTGCCTATCATCATGGAGAG CAAGCTCTCATGATGACCATAGTCAACTTAGCCCAGAACTTTGTGGGCAGCAACAATGTGAACATCTTGCAGCCTCTTGGACAGTTTGGTACTCGCATCAATGGAGGCAAAGATGCTGCCAGCCCTCGATATATCTTCACCATGCTCAG TCCTCTTGCCAAGCTGTTGTTCCCAGCAGTAGATTCCAACCTGCTCAAATTCCTGTATGATGACAACCAGAAAGTGGAACCAGAGTGGTACATCCCCATCATTCCACTGGTGCTGGTGAATGGAGCTGAGGGTATTGGCACAGGATGGGCATGTAAGATCCCCAACTATGACCCTAGAGAGATCGTTAACAATATCAACCGCATGCTCAATCACCAGGATCCACTGCCAATG CTTCCCAGCTACAAAAACTTCAAAGGCGTGATTCATGAACTTGGTCAGAATCAGTACTTGGTCAGTGGAGAGGTGTCAGTCATAGATAAAAACACCATTGAGATCACAGAGCTTCCTGTCCGTACATGGACACAG GCCTATAAGGAGTCTGTGCTGGAACCCATGCTGCAGGGCAGTGACAAAACACCAGCTCTCATCAATGACTATAAGGAGTACCACACAGATACCACAGTTAAGTTCGTGGTTCGCATGTCTGAGGAGAAACTGGCCCAGGCTGAGGCAGCTGGACTTCACAAGGTCTTTAAGTTGCAGTCCAGCCTCACCTGCAACTCAATG GTTCTGTTTGACCACATGGGTTGTCTTAAGAGGTATGATTCAGTCCATGACATCCTTAGAGAGTTCTTTGAGCTCCGCCTGCATTACTACAAGCTAAGGAAGGATTGGTTGCAGGGAAGCCTGGGAGCCGAGGCTTCAAAACTGTCCAACCAGGCTCGCTTTGTCCTGGAGAAGATCGAGGGGAAAATTACTATTG AGAACAAATCAAAGCGAGAACTGATGCGCATGCTCATCCAGAAAGGCTATGAATCTGATCCAGTGGTGGCCTGGTCCAAAGCACAAGAAAAG GCACAGGAAGAAGATTACCGTGATGGAAATGAGAGTGACAGCTCAGTGGATTCGGGCTCCTCATCAGGGCCAAACTTCAACTACATCTTAAATATGCCTCTGTGGTGTCTGACTAAAGAGAAGGTGGAGGATTTGCTTAAACAGAGGGACATAAAG AGAGGAGAACTGAATGATCTTCAGAGGAAATCCTCTGAGGATCTGTGGAAGGAAGACTTGGCGATATTCATTGAGGAGCTGGAT AATTTGGAGGCCTTAGAACGTGAGGAGCAGAGTTTGGGGAAAGCCATCAAATTGGTAAAGGGGAAAGTGGGTAAGCCaaaagtgaagaaaatgaaCCTGGAGGAGACCATGCCATCACCTTTCGGCCGCAGGGTGGAGCCTCCAACTCAGCCGATCAAGTCTGACGCTGCCAAAAAGCTTACCAAAAAGAAGAAG GGCGATGCGGATGTACCTGTGAAGTTGGAGTTTGACGATGATGGTTTGGGTGGAGAGGGAGGAACAGGCGAAAATTCTGTTGCAAAGCCAAAAACTCCACGTGccaagaaagagaagaaagagccTG GGGCACCTAGAGTGAGAAAACCTCCAACACCCAAAGGCACCCCTGCTAAGAAGGTGAAGAAGAGGAACCCCTGGTCTGATGATGAATCCAGGTCAGACAGCGATCTGGAAAACAGTGAGCGTCTCATCCCCAGAGAGACCAAGTCTCAGAGGGCATCAG CATCCAAGCCAAAATACACATTTGACTtctctgaggaggaggacgatgctgaggaagaagagaacgGAGATGATGATGTGGTTTCTTCTCCAGTGAGGTCATTCAAAGATGATTTTACCTTGCCTGATACTAAGGACTGCTACAACGATCaaaatgaggatgatgatgatgatgacgaagacAATGAAGTTTCATACTCTCCTCCCAAACAAAAGCCCAT GTCTGCACCTGTAGCTAAAAAGAAGGTGACAACCAGCATCTTCTCAACCAAATCAGCTTTCTCTGAAAAAAGTAATGACAGTG atgGGTCGAAGTTTGACAGTGAAGACGACAGTGGCCCAGTGTTTTCCACCtactccagcagctctgcattTGACAAAGCTTCGCCAGCAAAGAAAG TTAAGAAGCCCTCTGATGTAGCTCCCAAACCTAAGAAGCCACCAGCACCAAAAGCAAAGAAACCAGATAAATCCATCTGGGACTCTGACTCCGATACTGGGTCCAAGAAGCCAGCACCAGCTCTTAAAG GTAAAGGccgggggaggaagaggaagggctCTGGCTCTGAAGACGAGTACAGTCCAATGAAGAAAACAGTCAAACCTGCCAGCAGA AAGCCTCAGAAACCTGCTtctgatgatgaggatgacGGCAGCAACAGCATGAGTGTGATGAATGCTCTATCTCGTGATCGGCCAGGCCGCGCCAAGAAAGAGGTGAAATACTACCAGGAGTCAGACAACGAGGAAgaagacgacgacgacgacaacaTGTTCGATTAA
- the top2b gene encoding DNA topoisomerase 2-beta isoform X3 has translation MSSNAAGSGGLAWMEAANGRGDTGKMEGAKKDKAGSKLSVERVYQKKTQLEHILLRPDTYIGTVEPITQQMWVFDEDIGMNQREITYVPGLYKIFDEILVNAADNKQRDKNMTAIKINIDPESNTISIWNNGKGIPVVEHKDEKMYVPALIFGHLLTSSNYDDDEKKVTGGRNGYGAKLCNIFSTRFTVETACREYRHSFKQTWQNNMTKTSDPKIKFFDGDDFTCVNFQPDLAKFKMEKLDKDIVALLTRRAYDVAGSCRGVKVTFNGKKLPVNGFRSYVDLYVKDKLDETGVALKVVNETVNERWEVCLTMSEKGFQQISFVNSIATTKGGRHIDYVVDQIVAKLIEVVKKKNKAGVSVKPFQVKNHIWVFVNALIENPSFDSQTKENMTLQTKSFGSKCLLSDKFIRAATNCGIVESILNWVKFKAQTQLNKKCSSVKYSKIKGIPKLDDANDAGGKHSSECTLILTEGDSAKSLAVSGLGVIGRDRYGVFPLRGKILNVREATHKQIMENAEINNIIKIVGLQYKKSYEDPESLRSLRYGRIMIMTDQDQDGSHIKGLLINFFHHNWPSLLKHTFLEEFITPIVKATKNKQELAFYSLPEFDEWKKQTENYKTWHIKYYKGLGTSTSKEAKEYFADMERHRITFRYSGVEDDAAITLAFSKKKTDDRKEWLTNFMEDRRQRRMHGLPEQYLYGSQARHLSYNDFINKELILFSNSDNERSIPSLVDGLKPGQRKVLFTCLKRNDKREVKVAQLAGSVAEMSAYHHGEQALMMTIVNLAQNFVGSNNVNILQPLGQFGTRINGGKDAASPRYIFTMLSPLAKLLFPAVDSNLLKFLYDDNQKVEPEWYIPIIPLVLVNGAEGIGTGWACKIPNYDPREIVNNINRMLNHQDPLPMLPSYKNFKGVIHELGQNQYLVSGEVSVIDKNTIEITELPVRTWTQAYKESVLEPMLQGSDKTPALINDYKEYHTDTTVKFVVRMSEEKLAQAEAAGLHKVFKLQSSLTCNSMVLFDHMGCLKRYDSVHDILREFFELRLHYYKLRKDWLQGSLGAEASKLSNQARFVLEKIEGKITIENKSKRELMRMLIQKGYESDPVVAWSKAQEKAQEEDYRDGNESDSSVDSGSSSGPNFNYILNMPLWCLTKEKVEDLLKQRDIKRGELNDLQRKSSEDLWKEDLAIFIEELDNLEALEREEQSLGKAIKLVKGKVGKPKVKKMNLEETMPSPFGRRVEPPTQPIKSDAAKKLTKKKKGDADVPVKLEFDDDGLGGEGGTGENSVAKPKTPRAKKEKKEPGAPRVRKPPTPKGTPAKKVKKRNPWSDDESRSDSDLENSERLIPRETKSQRASASKPKYTFDFSEEEDDAEEEENGDDDVVSSPVRSFKDDFTLPDTKDCYNDQNEDDDDDDEDNEVSYSPPKQKPMSAPVAKKKVTTSIFSTKSAFSEKSNDSDGSKFDSEDDSGPVFSTYSSSSAFDKASPAKKVKKPSDVAPKPKKPPAPKAKKPDKSIWDSDSDTGSKKPAPALKGKGRGRKRKGSGSEDEYSPMKKTVKPASRQKPQKPASDDEDDGSNSMSVMNALSRDRPGRAKKEVKYYQESDNEEEDDDDDNMFD, from the exons GAGGCTGCAAATGGCAGGGGTGATACTGGCAAGATGGAAGGTGCCAAGAAAGACAAGGCAGGCTCCAAGTTGTCCGTAGAAAGAGTGTATCAGAAGAAGACCCAGCTGGAACACATTCTCCTCCGTCCAGACACATATATTGGCACTGTTGAGCCCATCACGCAG CAAATGTGGGTCTTTGATGAAGACATAGGCATGAACCAGAGGGAAATCACATATGTTCCTGGACTGTACAAAATCTTTGATGAAATTCTTG TCAAtgcagcagacaacaaacaaagGGATAAGAACATGACTGCCATTAAGATCAACATCGACCC TGAGTCCAACACTATCTCCATATGGAACAATGGCAAAGGAATTCCTGTGGTAGAGCATAAGGATGAGAAAATGTATGTCCCAGCTCTAATTTTTGGCCACCTGCTCACCTCCAGCaactatgatgatgatgagaaaaagGTCACAG GTGGAAGGAATGGGTATGGTGCCAAACTCTGCAACATCTTCAGTACCAGGTTCACAGTGGAAACAGCTTGTAGGGAATACAGACACAGCTTCAAACAG ACATGGCAGAACAACATGACCAAGACTTCTGACCCCAAGATCAAGTTCTTTGACGGGGATGATTTCACCTGTGTTAACTTCCAACCAGACCTCGCCAAGTTCAAGATGGAGAAACTGGACAAAGATATTGTAGCACTTCTTACCCGCAGAGCATATGATGTAGCAGGCTCCTGCAGAGGGGTTAAAGTGACATTCAATGGGAAGAAGTTGCCT GTCAATGGCTTCCGCAGCTATGTGGATCTGTATGTGAAAGACAAACTGGATGAGACGGGTGTGGCTCTGAAGGTGGTGAATGAAACTGTGAATGAGCGGTGGGAGGTCTGCCTCACCATGAGCGAGAAGGGATTTCAACAAATCAGCTTTGTTAACAGCATTGCTACCACCAAG GGCGGCAGACACATTGACTATGTGGTGGATCAGATTGTGGCCAAACTAATTGAAgtggtgaagaagaagaacaaggcAGGAGTGTCAGTCAAACCCTTCCAG GTGAAGAACCACATCTGGGTGTTTGTGAATGCGTTGATTGAAAATCCCAGCTTTGACTCCCAGACCAAGGAGAACATGACACTCCAGACCAAGAGCTTTGGATCCAAGTGCCTTCTATCAGACAAGTTTATCCGGGCT GCAACCAACTGTGGGATTGTAGAGAGCATACTCAACTGGGTGAAGTTCAAAGCTCAAACACAGCTGAATAAAAAGTGCTCATCTGTGAAGTACAGCAAAATCAAAGGCATCCCCAAGCTAGATGATGCCAATGATGCTG GCGGCAAACACTCCTCTGAATGCACACTCATCCTCACTGAGGGAGACTCAGCCAAGTCACTGGCTGTGTCTGGGCTGGGAGTCATTGGACGTGATCGCTATGGAGTGTTCCCACTGAGAGGAAAGATCCTCAATGTGCGAgaagcaacacacaaacag atcatGGAAAATGCCGAGATCAACAACATCATCAAAATCGTTGGCCTCCAATATAAAAAAAGCTACGAAGACCCTGAGTCACTAAGGAGTCTGCGATACGGCAGGATCATGATCATGACAGATCAG GATCAAGATGGTTCCCATATAAAAGGACTGCTCATCAACTTCTTCCACCACAACTGGCCCTCTCTCCTTAAACACACATTCCTGGAGGAGTTTATCACACCTATTGTCAAA GCGACCAAGAACAAGCAGGAACTTGCCTTCTACAGCCTTCCAGAATTTGATGAgtggaagaaacaaacagaaaactatAAAACCTGGCACATAAAGTACTACAAAG GTTTGGGAACAAGTACAAGCAAAGAGGCCAAGGAATATTTTGCTGATATGGAGCGGCATCGCATCACCTTCAGATATAGTGGTGTAGAGGACGATGCTGCCATCACTCTG GCTTTCAGTAAGAAGAAGACAGATGACAGAAAAGAGTGGCTGACTAATTTCATGGAGGACAGACGGCAGAGGAGGATGCATGGCCTGCCAGAG CAATACCTATATGGAAGTCAGGCCAGACATCTTTCCTACAACGATTTCATCAACAAGGagctgattttgttttctaactCTGACAACGAGAGATCTATTCCATCTTTGGTTGATG GCCTGAAGCCTGGTCAGAGGAAGGTACTATTCACTTGCTTGAAGAGGAATGACAAGAGGGAAGTAAAGGTAGCGCAGCTGGCTGGCTCAGTGGCTGAGATGTCTGCCTATCATCATGGAGAG CAAGCTCTCATGATGACCATAGTCAACTTAGCCCAGAACTTTGTGGGCAGCAACAATGTGAACATCTTGCAGCCTCTTGGACAGTTTGGTACTCGCATCAATGGAGGCAAAGATGCTGCCAGCCCTCGATATATCTTCACCATGCTCAG TCCTCTTGCCAAGCTGTTGTTCCCAGCAGTAGATTCCAACCTGCTCAAATTCCTGTATGATGACAACCAGAAAGTGGAACCAGAGTGGTACATCCCCATCATTCCACTGGTGCTGGTGAATGGAGCTGAGGGTATTGGCACAGGATGGGCATGTAAGATCCCCAACTATGACCCTAGAGAGATCGTTAACAATATCAACCGCATGCTCAATCACCAGGATCCACTGCCAATG CTTCCCAGCTACAAAAACTTCAAAGGCGTGATTCATGAACTTGGTCAGAATCAGTACTTGGTCAGTGGAGAGGTGTCAGTCATAGATAAAAACACCATTGAGATCACAGAGCTTCCTGTCCGTACATGGACACAG GCCTATAAGGAGTCTGTGCTGGAACCCATGCTGCAGGGCAGTGACAAAACACCAGCTCTCATCAATGACTATAAGGAGTACCACACAGATACCACAGTTAAGTTCGTGGTTCGCATGTCTGAGGAGAAACTGGCCCAGGCTGAGGCAGCTGGACTTCACAAGGTCTTTAAGTTGCAGTCCAGCCTCACCTGCAACTCAATG GTTCTGTTTGACCACATGGGTTGTCTTAAGAGGTATGATTCAGTCCATGACATCCTTAGAGAGTTCTTTGAGCTCCGCCTGCATTACTACAAGCTAAGGAAGGATTGGTTGCAGGGAAGCCTGGGAGCCGAGGCTTCAAAACTGTCCAACCAGGCTCGCTTTGTCCTGGAGAAGATCGAGGGGAAAATTACTATTG AGAACAAATCAAAGCGAGAACTGATGCGCATGCTCATCCAGAAAGGCTATGAATCTGATCCAGTGGTGGCCTGGTCCAAAGCACAAGAAAAG GCACAGGAAGAAGATTACCGTGATGGAAATGAGAGTGACAGCTCAGTGGATTCGGGCTCCTCATCAGGGCCAAACTTCAACTACATCTTAAATATGCCTCTGTGGTGTCTGACTAAAGAGAAGGTGGAGGATTTGCTTAAACAGAGGGACATAAAG AGAGGAGAACTGAATGATCTTCAGAGGAAATCCTCTGAGGATCTGTGGAAGGAAGACTTGGCGATATTCATTGAGGAGCTGGAT AATTTGGAGGCCTTAGAACGTGAGGAGCAGAGTTTGGGGAAAGCCATCAAATTGGTAAAGGGGAAAGTGGGTAAGCCaaaagtgaagaaaatgaaCCTGGAGGAGACCATGCCATCACCTTTCGGCCGCAGGGTGGAGCCTCCAACTCAGCCGATCAAGTCTGACGCTGCCAAAAAGCTTACCAAAAAGAAGAAG GGCGATGCGGATGTACCTGTGAAGTTGGAGTTTGACGATGATGGTTTGGGTGGAGAGGGAGGAACAGGCGAAAATTCTGTTGCAAAGCCAAAAACTCCACGTGccaagaaagagaagaaagagccTG GGGCACCTAGAGTGAGAAAACCTCCAACACCCAAAGGCACCCCTGCTAAGAAGGTGAAGAAGAGGAACCCCTGGTCTGATGATGAATCCAGGTCAGACAGCGATCTGGAAAACAGTGAGCGTCTCATCCCCAGAGAGACCAAGTCTCAGAGGGCATCAG CATCCAAGCCAAAATACACATTTGACTtctctgaggaggaggacgatgctgaggaagaagagaacgGAGATGATGATGTGGTTTCTTCTCCAGTGAGGTCATTCAAAGATGATTTTACCTTGCCTGATACTAAGGACTGCTACAACGATCaaaatgaggatgatgatgatgatgacgaagacAATGAAGTTTCATACTCTCCTCCCAAACAAAAGCCCAT GTCTGCACCTGTAGCTAAAAAGAAGGTGACAACCAGCATCTTCTCAACCAAATCAGCTTTCTCTGAAAAAAGTAATGACAGTG atgGGTCGAAGTTTGACAGTGAAGACGACAGTGGCCCAGTGTTTTCCACCtactccagcagctctgcattTGACAAAGCTTCGCCAGCAAAGAAAG TTAAGAAGCCCTCTGATGTAGCTCCCAAACCTAAGAAGCCACCAGCACCAAAAGCAAAGAAACCAGATAAATCCATCTGGGACTCTGACTCCGATACTGGGTCCAAGAAGCCAGCACCAGCTCTTAAAG GTAAAGGccgggggaggaagaggaagggctCTGGCTCTGAAGACGAGTACAGTCCAATGAAGAAAACAGTCAAACCTGCCAGCAGA CAGAAGCCTCAGAAACCTGCTtctgatgatgaggatgacGGCAGCAACAGCATGAGTGTGATGAATGCTCTATCTCGTGATCGGCCAGGCCGCGCCAAGAAAGAGGTGAAATACTACCAGGAGTCAGACAACGAGGAAgaagacgacgacgacgacaacaTGTTCGATTAA